A single genomic interval of Rhizobium leguminosarum bv. trifolii WSM1325 harbors:
- a CDS encoding glucose-1-phosphate cytidylyltransferase (TIGRFAM: glucose-1-phosphate cytidylyltransferase~PFAM: Nucleotidyl transferase~KEGG: azc:AZC_3480 glucose-1-phosphate cytidylyltransferase) — MKVVILAGGLGSRLAEETSIRPKPLVEIGGMPILWHIMSIYAHHGLNDFIICAGYKGYLIKEYFVNLVLHHNDITVDLASNSINYHGGTRPNWRVTVVDTGMHSMTGGRLGRIRDHLTPSEPFCMTYGDGVGDVDIAAEVAFHRSHGLKATMCAVTPPGRYGATNIEGQFITSFIEKPRGDGQRINGGFFVLDPSVVDLIPGDDTIWEAGPLEWLAANNELAAFKHDGFWQPMDTLRERNHLEELWNSGKAPWKLWA, encoded by the coding sequence ATGAAAGTCGTAATTCTCGCCGGTGGCCTTGGCTCTCGTCTTGCCGAGGAGACCAGTATCCGACCCAAGCCTCTGGTCGAAATCGGCGGCATGCCGATCCTCTGGCACATCATGAGCATCTATGCCCATCACGGGCTCAATGATTTCATCATCTGCGCAGGCTACAAGGGCTATTTGATCAAGGAATATTTCGTAAACCTTGTTCTGCACCACAACGACATCACCGTCGACCTCGCCTCCAACAGCATCAACTATCACGGCGGCACACGACCGAACTGGCGCGTGACCGTGGTCGATACCGGCATGCATTCGATGACCGGCGGCCGTCTCGGGCGCATTCGCGACCATCTGACGCCAAGCGAACCCTTCTGCATGACTTATGGCGACGGCGTCGGCGACGTCGATATCGCCGCCGAAGTCGCGTTCCATCGCAGCCATGGCCTCAAGGCGACGATGTGCGCGGTCACTCCGCCCGGACGTTACGGCGCCACGAATATCGAGGGGCAGTTCATCACCTCCTTCATCGAGAAGCCGAGGGGCGACGGCCAGCGCATCAATGGCGGCTTCTTCGTGCTCGACCCGTCGGTGGTCGATCTCATCCCGGGCGACGACACGATCTGGGAAGCCGGACCGTTGGAATGGCTCGCCGCCAACAACGAGCTCGCCGCCTTCAAGCATGATGGCTTCTGGCAGCCCATGGATACGCTCCGCGAGCGCAACCACCTGGAAGAGCTCTGGAATTCCGGAAAGGCACCGTGGAAACTATGGGCCTGA
- a CDS encoding poly(hydroxyalkanoate) granule-associated protein (KEGG: ppf:Pput_4881 poly(hydroxyalkanoate) granule-associated protein) → MIRFATTPASTPEPIKAREVSAAKPAIEMPPPKPVIEVAAAGPAAGLLVPSSVADELGSDTRPKTTKPARRAATKRKPKVVEADDASLQLRLEA, encoded by the coding sequence ATGATCCGATTCGCCACAACCCCAGCCAGCACCCCCGAGCCTATAAAGGCCCGCGAGGTGTCAGCTGCCAAGCCGGCCATTGAAATGCCGCCGCCGAAGCCGGTCATTGAGGTAGCCGCTGCGGGGCCTGCGGCCGGTCTGCTGGTGCCCAGCTCCGTGGCAGACGAGCTCGGCTCCGACACTCGGCCGAAAACCACCAAGCCAGCACGCCGTGCGGCAACAAAGCGTAAGCCCAAGGTCGTCGAGGCAGACGACGCTTCCCTCCAGCTTCGTCTGGAGGCATAA
- a CDS encoding BA14K family protein (PFAM: BA14K family protein~KEGG: rec:RHECIAT_CH0000276 hypothetical protein): MLAPRTLLLAGLLAILAPAIAGADSLKLGKPGIGPLNTGSTLCDFRGCFGFGPQQWHRPAYVQPNYRPRGAGPTYYRPGAAGRPQLTYDPPPVQRVQPKPRDMNSHAAWCSNEYRSYNPRTDRFLTYEGIYKTCRSPYR, from the coding sequence ATGCTTGCTCCCCGCACGCTTCTGCTCGCCGGCCTTCTCGCCATTCTCGCGCCCGCCATCGCCGGGGCTGATTCGCTGAAGCTGGGCAAGCCGGGGATTGGGCCGTTGAACACGGGGTCGACGCTCTGCGATTTTCGCGGCTGCTTCGGTTTCGGGCCGCAGCAATGGCATCGTCCCGCCTATGTCCAGCCGAACTACCGTCCACGCGGCGCGGGGCCAACTTATTACCGGCCGGGCGCTGCCGGCCGGCCGCAGCTGACCTATGATCCGCCACCGGTGCAAAGGGTGCAGCCGAAGCCGCGTGACATGAACAGCCATGCTGCCTGGTGCAGCAACGAATACCGTTCCTACAATCCGAGGACGGATCGTTTCCTGACGTATGAGGGCATCTACAAGACCTGCCGCTCGCCCTACCGATGA
- a CDS encoding conserved hypothetical protein (TIGRFAM: conserved hypothetical protein~PFAM: Selenoprotein W-related~KEGG: rec:RHECIAT_CH0000277 hypothetical protein): MTEKARVTILYCTQCNWLLRASWMAQELLHTFSDSLGEVALIPATGGNFEIRVNGDLIWERKRDGGFPGPKELKQRVRDIVEPGRDLGHVDRASLES, encoded by the coding sequence ATGACCGAAAAAGCCCGCGTCACGATCCTCTACTGCACCCAGTGCAACTGGCTGCTGCGCGCTAGCTGGATGGCGCAGGAGCTGCTGCATACCTTTTCCGACAGCCTCGGCGAAGTGGCGCTGATCCCCGCCACCGGCGGCAATTTCGAGATCCGCGTCAATGGCGATCTGATCTGGGAGCGCAAGCGCGACGGCGGCTTTCCCGGGCCGAAGGAGCTGAAACAGCGCGTCCGCGACATCGTCGAGCCCGGCCGAGATCTCGGCCATGTCGACCGCGCCTCGCTCGAAAGCTGA
- a CDS encoding glutamine amidotransferase class-I (PFAM: glutamine amidotransferase class-I~KEGG: rec:RHECIAT_CH0000278 probable glutamine amidotransferase protein) gives MRVAVIENMRNTGLGALAAALEEAGAEIEWFRVWQDGILPKDISGHDALVVLGGEQSALDDETHPYLPELVRLTRRFGDAGKAVLGICLGSQILARAYGADNLLGAAREFGWHGIGVTAEGRADPLLSALGGEFTIFEWHADTFSLPEGAVRLASSPVAENQAFRIGRAVYGTQFHFEANSEVVAQWKAEFPDTIARIAPGWLENHAELAARHAGAADAAGLAIARAWVSLIEREEVEMLSQASA, from the coding sequence ATGCGCGTCGCAGTCATCGAAAACATGCGGAATACCGGCCTCGGCGCGCTTGCCGCTGCTCTCGAAGAGGCGGGCGCGGAGATCGAATGGTTCCGGGTATGGCAGGATGGCATCCTGCCGAAAGATATATCGGGCCATGACGCGCTGGTCGTTCTCGGCGGCGAGCAGAGCGCGCTGGATGACGAAACCCACCCCTATCTGCCGGAACTCGTCCGGCTCACGCGCCGCTTCGGTGATGCCGGCAAGGCGGTGCTCGGCATCTGCCTCGGCAGCCAGATCCTTGCCCGCGCCTATGGCGCCGACAATCTCTTGGGCGCCGCCCGCGAATTCGGCTGGCACGGGATCGGCGTCACCGCCGAGGGCCGGGCCGATCCGCTGCTGTCGGCGCTTGGCGGCGAATTCACCATCTTCGAATGGCATGCCGACACGTTTTCCCTGCCTGAGGGTGCGGTGCGCCTCGCCTCGAGCCCCGTTGCCGAGAACCAGGCGTTCCGCATCGGCCGCGCCGTCTATGGCACCCAGTTCCATTTCGAGGCCAATTCGGAGGTCGTCGCGCAATGGAAGGCCGAATTTCCCGATACGATCGCGCGCATTGCGCCGGGCTGGCTGGAGAACCATGCCGAACTGGCGGCAAGACACGCCGGTGCAGCCGATGCCGCGGGCCTTGCCATCGCACGCGCCTGGGTCAGCCTGATCGAGCGGGAAGAGGTCGAAATGCTGTCGCAGGCCTCGGCTTGA
- a CDS encoding maltose O-acetyltransferase protein (KEGG: rec:RHECIAT_CH0000279 maltose O-acetyltransferase protein), with protein MPASEREKMAAGEWYCCLDDELDLLRRQARLAVHAHNTLPPDERGAVAPALRALFAHAALNVFIEAPFHCSYGINITLGERVYFNAGCTILDSGRVSIGDRSMFGPGVQIYCAEHHKEPALRSTGIEIARPVTIGNDVWIGGSAIVLGGVTIGDGAIVGAGAVVTRDVPAGATVVGNPARIR; from the coding sequence ATGCCGGCCAGCGAACGCGAGAAGATGGCGGCGGGCGAATGGTATTGCTGCCTCGATGACGAGCTTGATCTCTTGCGCCGGCAGGCGCGCTTAGCCGTCCACGCGCATAACACGCTGCCGCCGGATGAGCGTGGCGCCGTCGCGCCGGCCCTGAGGGCGCTCTTTGCGCATGCAGCACTCAATGTCTTCATCGAAGCGCCGTTTCACTGCTCCTACGGTATCAATATCACTCTCGGCGAACGCGTCTATTTCAATGCCGGCTGCACCATTCTCGATTCCGGCCGTGTGAGCATCGGCGATCGCAGCATGTTCGGCCCTGGAGTGCAGATCTATTGCGCCGAGCATCACAAGGAGCCGGCACTGCGCAGCACCGGCATCGAGATCGCCCGGCCAGTGACGATCGGCAATGACGTCTGGATCGGCGGCAGCGCCATCGTCCTCGGCGGCGTCACGATCGGCGACGGTGCGATCGTCGGCGCCGGTGCAGTGGTGACCAGGGATGTGCCGGCCGGCGCAACCGTGGTCGGCAATCCAGCCCGCATCCGATAA
- a CDS encoding glutathione-dependent formaldehyde-activating GFA (PFAM: glutathione-dependent formaldehyde-activating GFA~KEGG: rec:RHECIAT_CH0000280 putative glutathione-dependent formaldehyde-activating protein), whose translation MSERTLPTEGGCRCGRVRLKISAPPLLTMACHCTGCQKMTSSAYSLSAAIPSEGFEVTQGEPVIGGLHGITKHYFCPHCMSWMFTRPEGMDWFVNLRATMLDDPSWFTPFIETWTSEKLSFAETGAVHSYEALPEMEAYEGLVKEYMARS comes from the coding sequence ATGAGCGAGCGAACCTTACCCACCGAAGGCGGCTGCCGTTGCGGCCGGGTGCGGTTGAAGATCAGCGCCCCGCCGCTGCTCACCATGGCCTGTCATTGCACCGGGTGCCAGAAGATGACATCAAGCGCCTATTCGCTGAGTGCGGCCATCCCGAGCGAAGGCTTCGAGGTGACCCAAGGCGAGCCGGTGATCGGCGGCCTGCATGGCATCACGAAGCATTATTTCTGCCCGCATTGCATGAGCTGGATGTTCACCCGGCCGGAAGGCATGGACTGGTTCGTCAATCTGCGCGCGACCATGCTCGACGATCCGAGCTGGTTCACCCCCTTCATCGAGACATGGACGAGCGAGAAACTGTCCTTCGCCGAGACTGGCGCGGTGCACAGCTACGAGGCGTTGCCCGAGATGGAGGCCTATGAGGGGCTGGTGAAGGAGTATATGGCGCGAAGTTGA
- a CDS encoding CcdB protein (PFAM: CcdB protein~KEGG: rec:RHECIAT_CH0000281 hypothetical protein): MARFHVYRLKSGNLLAIDLQANLLDDLPSRVMVPLHPVQELSWSISRLNPRFPIEGETYVMATQRMASVPTAEIGKVVADLSGKSDAIIGATDFLFQGF; this comes from the coding sequence ATGGCACGCTTTCACGTCTATCGCCTTAAAAGCGGAAATCTCCTGGCCATCGATCTTCAAGCCAATCTGCTTGACGATCTGCCTTCGCGCGTCATGGTTCCGTTGCATCCAGTACAGGAACTGAGCTGGTCGATCTCGCGACTGAACCCACGCTTTCCTATTGAGGGTGAAACCTATGTGATGGCCACCCAGCGCATGGCATCGGTCCCGACCGCGGAAATTGGAAAAGTGGTGGCGGATCTATCGGGCAAAAGCGATGCCATCATCGGCGCCACGGACTTTCTCTTCCAGGGCTTCTGA
- a CDS encoding conserved hypothetical protein (KEGG: rec:RHECIAT_CH0000282 hypothetical protein) yields the protein MAQQTRKAANLSLDENLVSQARALQINISRAAEDGIAQAIKAERERLWRIENAEAIRLENEYVEKHGLPFAKYRQF from the coding sequence ATGGCTCAGCAGACGAGAAAAGCAGCGAACCTGTCTCTTGACGAAAATCTGGTCTCCCAGGCGCGCGCGCTTCAGATCAACATATCCCGGGCGGCGGAAGACGGCATCGCACAGGCCATAAAGGCGGAGCGCGAGCGGCTTTGGCGTATCGAGAACGCTGAGGCTATCCGTCTGGAAAACGAATATGTTGAAAAGCACGGCTTGCCCTTCGCCAAATACCGTCAGTTTTAA
- a CDS encoding GTP-binding protein LepA (TIGRFAM: GTP-binding protein LepA; small GTP-binding protein~PFAM: GTP-binding protein LepA domain protein; elongation factor G domain protein; elongation factor Tu domain 2 protein; protein synthesis factor GTP-binding~KEGG: rec:RHECIAT_CH0000283 GTP-binding elongation factor protein) yields the protein MARMSTNSTTPLSHIRNFSIVAHIDHGKSTLADRLIQTTGGLAEREMSEQVLDNMDIERERGITIKAQTVRLHYQANNGEKYILNLIDTPGHVDFAYEVSRSLSACEGSLLVVDASQGVEAQTLANVYQAIDNNHEIVTVLNKIDLPAAEPDRIKEQIEEVIGIDASEAVLISAKTGLGIPDVLEAIVHRLPAPKSPGGEKAPLKALLVDSWYDAYLGVMVLVRVIDGVLTKGQTVRMMGTDAKYQVERVGVLTPKMVNIDRLGPGEIGFITASIKEVADTRVGDTITEDKRPTAQALPGFKPAQPVVFCGLFPVDAADFEDLRAAMGKLRLNDASFSFEMESSAALGFGFRCGFLGLLHLEIIQERLEREFDLDLIATAPSVVYKMFMTDGTERELHNPADMPDVVKISEIHEPWIRATILTPDDYLGSILKLCQDRRGIQIELTYVGTRAMLTYDLPLNEVVFDFYDRLKSISKGYASFDYTLTDHREGNLVKMSILVNGEPVDALSMMVHRTAAEKRGRDMCEKLKELIPKHMFKIPIQAAIGGNVIARETISALRKDVTAKCYGGDATRKRKLLDKQKAGKKRMRQFGKVEIPQEAFIAALKMGDE from the coding sequence ATGGCGCGCATGAGCACCAATTCCACCACTCCGCTGTCCCATATCCGCAACTTTTCGATCGTGGCCCATATCGACCACGGCAAATCGACGCTGGCCGACCGCCTGATCCAGACGACGGGCGGCCTTGCCGAGCGCGAAATGTCCGAGCAGGTGCTCGACAATATGGATATCGAGCGCGAGCGCGGCATCACCATCAAGGCCCAGACCGTGCGCCTGCATTACCAGGCGAACAACGGCGAGAAATACATTCTCAACCTGATCGACACGCCCGGCCACGTCGACTTCGCCTATGAAGTCTCACGGTCGCTGTCGGCCTGCGAGGGCTCGTTGCTCGTCGTCGACGCCAGCCAGGGCGTCGAAGCGCAGACGCTTGCCAACGTCTACCAGGCGATCGACAACAACCACGAGATCGTCACCGTCCTCAACAAGATCGACCTGCCGGCCGCCGAACCCGACCGCATCAAGGAACAGATCGAGGAGGTGATCGGCATCGACGCTTCGGAGGCGGTGCTGATTTCGGCAAAGACCGGCCTCGGCATTCCCGATGTGCTGGAAGCGATCGTCCACAGGCTACCGGCGCCGAAGAGCCCCGGCGGCGAAAAGGCGCCGTTGAAGGCGCTGCTCGTCGACAGCTGGTACGACGCCTATCTCGGCGTCATGGTTCTCGTCCGCGTCATCGACGGCGTGCTGACCAAGGGCCAGACGGTGCGGATGATGGGCACCGATGCGAAATACCAGGTGGAGCGCGTCGGCGTGCTGACGCCGAAGATGGTCAATATCGACCGCCTCGGCCCCGGCGAGATCGGCTTCATCACCGCCTCGATCAAGGAAGTGGCCGATACCCGCGTCGGCGACACGATCACCGAGGACAAGCGGCCGACGGCCCAGGCGCTGCCGGGCTTCAAGCCGGCGCAGCCGGTGGTGTTCTGCGGCCTCTTCCCGGTCGACGCCGCCGATTTCGAGGATCTGCGCGCCGCCATGGGCAAGCTTCGCCTCAACGACGCCTCCTTCTCCTTCGAAATGGAATCGTCGGCGGCTCTCGGTTTCGGCTTCCGCTGCGGCTTCCTCGGCCTGCTGCATCTGGAAATCATCCAGGAACGGCTGGAGCGCGAGTTCGACCTCGACCTCATCGCCACCGCACCCTCGGTCGTCTACAAGATGTTTATGACCGACGGCACGGAGCGCGAGTTGCACAATCCGGCCGACATGCCCGATGTCGTCAAAATCTCGGAAATCCACGAGCCGTGGATCCGCGCGACAATCCTGACACCCGACGATTATCTCGGCAGCATCCTGAAGCTCTGCCAGGACCGGCGCGGCATCCAGATCGAGCTTACCTATGTCGGCACGCGTGCGATGCTGACCTACGACCTGCCGCTCAACGAAGTCGTCTTCGATTTCTACGACCGGCTGAAGTCGATCTCGAAGGGTTATGCCTCCTTCGACTACACGCTGACCGACCACCGCGAGGGCAACCTCGTGAAGATGTCGATCCTCGTCAACGGCGAACCGGTCGACGCGCTGTCGATGATGGTGCACCGGACGGCCGCCGAAAAGCGCGGCCGCGACATGTGCGAGAAGCTCAAGGAGCTGATCCCGAAGCACATGTTCAAGATCCCGATCCAGGCGGCGATCGGCGGCAACGTCATTGCCCGCGAGACGATCTCGGCGCTGCGAAAGGACGTGACCGCGAAATGCTACGGCGGCGACGCTACCCGCAAGCGCAAGCTGCTCGACAAGCAGAAGGCCGGCAAGAAGCGCATGCGCCAGTTCGGCAAGGTGGAAATTCCGCAGGAAGCGTTCATCGCAGCGCTGAAGATGGGCGACGAATAA
- a CDS encoding transcriptional activator, TenA family (PFAM: TENA/THI-4 domain protein~KEGG: rec:RHECIAT_CH0000284 probable transcriptional activator regulator protein, TenA family), with translation MDASTQSTELTGSFTAAAWDRIAPIMAEIEALPLLQRLSDGTLPPEVFRHYILQDALYLKHYARCLAIVAAKAPDNAQVLRFLGSAQKAITVEQGLHAGFLTQFGITSADVTSAEPSPAGFAYTNFLLATAYHSSYAVALSSILPCFWIYWHVGEAIKNRPAIEGNAFQAWINTYGDPQFAAGAREVIALTDIAARAASPVERAQMTDVFVRASQYEWMFWDSAWRLETWPV, from the coding sequence ATGGACGCCAGCACGCAGAGCACGGAACTGACGGGAAGCTTCACGGCTGCCGCCTGGGACAGGATCGCGCCGATCATGGCTGAAATCGAGGCCTTGCCGCTGCTGCAGCGGCTTTCGGACGGCACGCTACCGCCGGAGGTTTTCCGCCATTACATCCTGCAGGATGCGCTCTACCTCAAGCATTATGCGCGATGCCTTGCGATCGTCGCGGCCAAGGCACCCGACAATGCGCAGGTCCTGCGCTTCCTCGGTTCGGCACAGAAGGCAATCACCGTCGAGCAGGGCCTGCATGCCGGCTTCCTCACCCAGTTCGGCATCACGTCTGCCGACGTCACATCAGCCGAACCCTCGCCTGCCGGCTTTGCCTATACCAACTTCCTGCTTGCCACCGCCTATCACAGCTCCTACGCGGTGGCGCTGTCCTCCATCCTTCCCTGCTTCTGGATCTACTGGCATGTCGGCGAAGCGATCAAGAACCGGCCTGCTATCGAAGGCAATGCTTTCCAGGCCTGGATCAACACCTATGGCGATCCGCAATTTGCCGCCGGTGCCCGCGAAGTGATCGCGCTGACCGACATCGCCGCCCGCGCCGCATCGCCGGTGGAGCGGGCGCAAATGACCGATGTCTTCGTGCGCGCCTCGCAATATGAATGGATGTTCTGGGATTCGGCCTGGCGGCTGGAGACGTGGCCGGTCTGA
- a CDS encoding transcriptional regulator, XRE family (PFAM: helix-turn-helix domain protein; Cupin 2 conserved barrel domain protein~SMART: helix-turn-helix domain protein~KEGG: rec:RHECIAT_CH0000285 probable transcriptional regulator protein, LacI family), translating into MEPELEQAIGIRIRTLRQEKALTLDDLAAASGVSRAMISRIERAEASPTASLLARICAALGLSLSAFFAEDGQASPLARRQEQQVWRDPETGYMRRSVSPPGTASDVDIVEVEFPAGARVSFPPHASVHGMTQHIWLFDGELEMTAAETVYRLRPGDCLFMPVGEGHVFHNPGNMPARYCVVLDRGGR; encoded by the coding sequence ATGGAACCGGAACTCGAACAGGCGATCGGCATCCGCATCCGCACGCTGCGGCAGGAAAAGGCTTTGACGCTCGATGATCTTGCTGCGGCCTCCGGCGTCAGCCGGGCGATGATCTCGCGCATCGAGCGGGCGGAGGCGAGCCCGACCGCCTCGCTGCTGGCCAGGATCTGCGCCGCGCTTGGCCTGTCGCTGTCGGCCTTCTTTGCGGAAGACGGGCAGGCCTCGCCGCTCGCCCGGAGGCAGGAACAGCAGGTCTGGCGCGATCCGGAGACGGGATATATGCGCCGGTCTGTTTCACCCCCGGGCACGGCTTCGGATGTCGATATCGTCGAGGTTGAATTCCCGGCCGGCGCCCGCGTCAGCTTCCCCCCGCATGCGAGCGTCCATGGCATGACGCAGCATATCTGGCTGTTCGACGGCGAGCTGGAGATGACGGCGGCTGAGACTGTCTACCGGCTGCGCCCGGGGGATTGCCTCTTCATGCCGGTCGGCGAGGGTCACGTCTTCCACAATCCCGGCAATATGCCGGCACGCTATTGCGTCGTGCTCGATCGCGGCGGCCGATAA
- a CDS encoding GCN5-related N-acetyltransferase (PFAM: GCN5-related N-acetyltransferase~KEGG: rec:RHECIAT_CH0000286 probable acetyltransferase protein): MPAIRILSAEEARAAVPALSQVLVDCVAGGASVGFMQPYGPEDAEPYWCDVADAVATGGNLLLVAELDGRIVGTVQVGAAQMPNQPHRGDLKKLLVHRSARGRGLARLLMDAAEREAASRGKTLLVLDTATGSDAEAIYPRLGWQRVGVIPDYALWPEGGFCATTLFYKRLA, encoded by the coding sequence ATGCCCGCTATTCGTATCCTTTCCGCCGAGGAGGCCCGCGCTGCCGTTCCGGCCCTTTCGCAAGTGCTTGTCGATTGCGTCGCGGGCGGTGCCTCCGTCGGCTTCATGCAGCCCTATGGGCCTGAGGACGCCGAGCCCTATTGGTGTGATGTCGCCGATGCCGTTGCCACCGGCGGCAATCTGCTACTGGTCGCTGAACTCGACGGAAGGATCGTCGGCACCGTCCAGGTGGGTGCCGCGCAGATGCCGAACCAGCCGCATCGCGGCGATCTGAAGAAGCTGCTGGTGCATCGCTCGGCCCGCGGCAGGGGGCTCGCCCGGCTGCTGATGGATGCCGCCGAACGCGAGGCAGCAAGCCGCGGCAAGACCCTGCTCGTGCTCGACACGGCAACCGGCAGCGATGCCGAGGCGATCTATCCGCGCTTGGGCTGGCAGCGCGTCGGCGTCATCCCCGATTATGCGCTGTGGCCGGAAGGCGGCTTCTGCGCCACCACCCTGTTCTACAAACGGCTCGCCTGA
- a CDS encoding HAD-superfamily hydrolase, subfamily IA, variant 3 (TIGRFAM: HAD-superfamily hydrolase, subfamily IA, variant 3~PFAM: Haloacid dehalogenase domain protein hydrolase~KEGG: ret:RHE_CH00252 haloacid dehalogenase-like hydrolase), translating to MKVLMVDVDGVLIHGRPTDGLPLFTYLERDLGLRLDLLQQEFFQTHWGDIIIGRAALEPRLAGVLAKIAPHLSAETLIDYWFENDSRLDRNLLEELAALRQSGITLLLATNQEHRRARYLMEQIGLNAHFDDIIYSAALGHSKPSPDFFRMATERAGVLPGEIAFIDDMAVNVEAARQFGWNAAQWTAGATLGGAFPVFARPA from the coding sequence ATGAAAGTGCTGATGGTCGATGTCGACGGCGTGCTCATTCATGGTCGCCCGACCGATGGCCTGCCTCTCTTCACCTATCTCGAGCGCGATCTCGGGCTGCGCCTCGACCTGCTGCAGCAGGAATTCTTCCAGACCCACTGGGGCGATATCATCATCGGCCGCGCGGCGCTGGAGCCGAGGCTCGCCGGCGTTCTCGCAAAGATCGCGCCCCACCTCAGCGCTGAAACGCTGATCGACTACTGGTTCGAAAACGATTCCCGCCTCGATCGCAATCTGCTGGAAGAACTCGCCGCTCTCAGGCAAAGCGGCATCACTCTCCTGCTGGCGACCAACCAGGAGCATAGGCGGGCGCGCTACCTGATGGAGCAGATCGGCCTTAACGCACATTTCGACGACATCATTTATTCCGCAGCACTCGGGCACAGCAAACCTTCGCCTGACTTTTTCCGAATGGCGACCGAGCGGGCCGGCGTGCTGCCCGGCGAAATCGCTTTCATTGACGATATGGCGGTGAATGTCGAAGCGGCGCGGCAATTCGGCTGGAATGCCGCGCAATGGACGGCGGGCGCGACGCTTGGCGGCGCGTTTCCGGTCTTCGCCAGGCCGGCATGA